A single Ziziphus jujuba cultivar Dongzao chromosome 11, ASM3175591v1 DNA region contains:
- the LOC107432791 gene encoding protein SLOW GREEN 1, chloroplastic — protein sequence MESIAKLQQYQPLYLSLHRHRSSFPIPISSIKIPPSPSSSPFKFSSIRASSSSSEPLHHLHQNPKPSHFPTLTPLVSSILKTTVTTLTAAAFFFMRFHHKPAIATPIATPTVETSEESAANVSFNEKERLIEEQLSRNPDDTEALRSLMEVRIRAHKLSEAVEVLDRLIELEPGDFEWLLLKANIHSFMGELELARNEFEEILSKDPFSVEAYHGLVMAVSQSSGKLKDVLRRVEKAMERCEKEKKNSDLRDFKLLVAQIRVMEANYVDALKLYEELVKEEPRDFRPYLCQGIIYTLLRKKNEAEKQFEKFRRLVPKNHPYKEYFDDNMFATKLFSQKVEMERAGSKG from the coding sequence atGGAGTCCATTGCTAAACTACAGCAGTACCAACCCCTTTACCTATCGCTTCATCGCCACCGTTCATCATTCCCCATACCCATTTCATCCATCAAGATTCCAccatctccatcatcatcacccTTCAAATTTTCGTCTATCAGAGCCTCTTCATCATCTTCCGAACCACTTCACCATCTACACCAAAACCCAAAACCCTCACACTTCCCAACCCTAACCCCTCTCGTCTCGTCGATTCTCAAGACCACCGTCACCACCTTAACCGCTGCCGCGTTCTTCTTCATGCGGTTCCACCACAAACCCGCCATTGCCACGCCGATTGCAACCCCTACGGTGGAGACCAGCGAAGAATCGGCCGCGAATGTCTCGTTCAATGAGAAAGAGAGACTCATCGAGGAGCAGTTGAGTCGGAATCCCGATGATACCGAAGCGCTTCGGTCTTTAATGGAGGTTAGGATCAGAGCTCATAAGCTTTCGGAAGCTGTCGAGGTTTTGGACCGGTTGATTGAACTCGAACCCGGTGACTTCGAATGGCTATTGTTGAAAGCCAACATCCATAGCTTCATGGGAGAGCTTGAATTGGCTAGAAATGAGTTTGAGGAGATTTTGTCGAAAGACCCATTTAGTGTGGAGGCTTACCATGGCCTTGTGATGGCGGTTTCGCAATCTTCTGGGAAATTGAAAGATGTTTTGAGGAGGGTTGAGAAGGCAATGGAACGGTgcgagaaggagaagaagaattcTGATCTTAGGGATTTCAAGCTCTTAGTTGCCCAAATTAGAGTTATGGAAGCGAATTATGTGGATGCTTTGAAGCTTTATGAGGAACTTGTTAAGGAGGAGCCAAGGGATTTCAGACCCTATTTGTGTCAAGGAATTATATATACACTGCTCAGGAAGAAAAATGAAGCAGAGAAACAATTCGAGAAGTTCCGGAGGCTTGTACCGAAGAATCATCCATATAAAGAGTATTTTGATGATAATATGTTTGCAACAAAGCTTTTTTCACAAAAAGTTGAAATGGAGAGAGCTGGTTCAAAGGGTTGA
- the LOC107432796 gene encoding uncharacterized protein LOC107432796, with translation MSDSPASYIHMVHHLIEECMVFNMSKEECMEALFKHANIKPVITSTVWKELEKENKEFFEAYEKRRERNGESGMETEQKIQRA, from the exons ATGAGTGACTCCCCTGCTTCCTATATTCACATG GTGCACCACCTGATAGAGGAGTGTATGGTATTCAATATGAGCAAGGAAGAGTGCATGGAAGCCCTCTTCAAGCATGCAAATATCAAGCCTGTTATAACCTCCACAG TGTGGAAGGAGCTAGAGAAAGAGAATAAGGAGTTCTTCGAAGCCTACGAAAAGAGAAGGGAAAGGAATGGAGAGTCTGGGATGGAGACAGAGCAAAAGATCCAAAGAGCTTGA